One stretch of Roseibium sp. HPY-6 DNA includes these proteins:
- a CDS encoding helix-turn-helix domain-containing protein, whose protein sequence is MAGRLKTVGKKRVVLQECTEPCPIERGMRILGGKWTGSILWHLKDGPVRFNDLTRMLGGASKKMIAERLRQLEARRLVSRTVLKTAPVSVEYEITDFGRTALGFLDELRIWSEALSEDQMAAI, encoded by the coding sequence ATGGCCGGACGGCTGAAAACTGTCGGAAAGAAACGCGTTGTCTTGCAAGAATGCACCGAGCCCTGTCCGATCGAGCGCGGCATGCGCATCCTCGGCGGCAAATGGACCGGTTCCATCCTCTGGCATTTGAAGGATGGCCCGGTGCGATTCAACGATCTGACCAGAATGTTGGGCGGCGCCAGCAAGAAAATGATTGCAGAGCGCCTCAGGCAGCTTGAAGCGCGCCGCCTGGTCTCCCGAACCGTTCTCAAGACCGCACCGGTCTCGGTCGAATACGAGATTACCGACTTCGGCAGGACGGCGCTCGGCTTCCTGGACGAACTCAGGATCTGGAGCGAGGCTCTGTCAGAAGATCAGATGGCGGCGATCTGA
- a CDS encoding sugar ABC transporter substrate-binding protein, translated as MKKTLFAMAAAAIAFTGLSGPALADGERFVLVSHAPDSDSWWNTIKNGLALAGEQVGAEVEYRNPPTGDIADMARIIEQTAASNPDGIITTLADPDVLSGPIQNAVAKGIPVIIINSGTPEQAADVGALMYIGQPEYDAGLAAGQRAKRDGVGSFLCVNHVVSNPVVGERCRGFADGLGVELGDSMIDSGQDPAEIKNKVKAYLSANPDVEAILTLGPTSADPTIGALQEIGKAGDIYFGTFDLGTEIVKGIKDGTIQWGIDQQPFLQAYLPVIVLANYQRFGVLPGNNINSGPGFITKDALSKVEEHAGEYR; from the coding sequence ATGAAGAAGACGTTGTTTGCGATGGCGGCTGCTGCCATTGCGTTTACGGGTTTGTCTGGGCCTGCATTGGCTGATGGAGAGCGTTTTGTTCTTGTGAGCCATGCGCCGGACAGCGACAGCTGGTGGAACACGATCAAGAACGGTCTGGCGCTTGCCGGTGAGCAGGTGGGTGCCGAGGTTGAGTACCGCAATCCTCCGACAGGCGACATTGCGGACATGGCGCGCATCATCGAGCAGACGGCAGCCTCCAATCCGGACGGGATCATCACGACGCTGGCCGATCCGGACGTTCTGTCCGGTCCGATCCAGAACGCGGTTGCCAAGGGCATTCCGGTGATCATCATCAATTCCGGCACGCCCGAGCAGGCCGCTGACGTTGGTGCTCTGATGTATATCGGCCAGCCCGAATACGATGCCGGTCTTGCGGCCGGTCAGCGCGCCAAGCGCGATGGTGTCGGCTCGTTCCTGTGTGTGAACCACGTTGTCTCCAACCCGGTTGTCGGTGAGCGCTGCCGCGGCTTTGCCGATGGTCTGGGTGTCGAGCTGGGCGACAGCATGATCGACAGCGGCCAGGATCCGGCCGAGATCAAGAACAAGGTCAAGGCGTATCTGTCCGCCAATCCGGATGTGGAAGCCATTCTGACGCTTGGCCCGACTTCGGCGGACCCGACCATTGGTGCGCTTCAGGAGATCGGCAAGGCCGGCGACATTTACTTCGGCACGTTTGACCTGGGCACGGAGATCGTCAAGGGCATCAAGGACGGCACCATCCAGTGGGGCATTGACCAGCAGCCTTTCCTGCAGGCCTATCTGCCTGTGATCGTTCTGGCCAACTACCAGCGTTTTGGCGTTCTTCCGGGCAACAACATCAACTCCGGTCCCGGCTTCATCACCAAGGACGCCCTGTCCAAGGTTGAAGAACACGCCGGCGAGTATCGCTGA
- the iolC gene encoding 5-dehydro-2-deoxygluconokinase: MKKLDVITIGRSSVDLYGAQVGGRLEDMASFNKYIGGSPTNMAAGTARLGLKSAVITRVGDEHMGRYIREELVRHGVETRGIVTDKERLTALVLLGIRDQEQFPLIFYRENCADMALCEDDIDPEFIASAKAVVATGTHLSHPQTEAAVLKALRLARENGDRTALDIDYRPNLWGLSGHGDGENRFIASDKVTEKLQSTLHLFDLIVGTEEEFHIAGGSTDTLKALRNVRKVSGATLVCKRGPMGAAAFEGDIPDTLDEGISGPGFPIEVFNVLGAGDGFMSGLLKGWITGEDWVTSLTYANACGAFAVSRHGCTPAYPSWEELRFFLKRGVETKALRKDPELEQIHWSTNRQFSHGGDWSTMRVFAFDHRIQIEQMADEAGVTHEHIGFFKALCLDAALKVADGQPGYGILSDSRLGREALYRAAGTGLWIGHPVEWPASRPLTLEPEIGPDFGGLAEWPAEHVVKVLCFYHPDDDEAMRSEQEDVLKRLFTACRRNRLEMLLEVIPSKVGPVNDETTAAIIRRIYEIGIYPDWWKLEPMTSTKAWESACSAITDNDPYTRGIVVLGLDAPEDQLAASFSTAAQFDLVKGFAVGRTIFADAARNWLAGKITNEEAVADMSARFERLCRIWDAARNEARLNAPDGVLA; the protein is encoded by the coding sequence GTGAAGAAACTCGATGTCATCACGATCGGCCGCTCGTCGGTCGATCTCTACGGCGCGCAAGTCGGTGGCCGGCTGGAGGATATGGCGTCCTTCAACAAATATATCGGCGGCTCGCCGACCAACATGGCGGCAGGAACGGCCCGGCTGGGGCTGAAGTCTGCGGTCATTACGCGCGTTGGCGACGAACACATGGGGCGCTACATCCGTGAAGAACTGGTCCGGCACGGTGTGGAGACCCGAGGGATTGTGACCGACAAGGAACGTCTGACTGCCCTTGTTCTGCTCGGCATACGGGATCAGGAACAGTTTCCGTTGATATTCTATCGTGAAAACTGTGCAGACATGGCGCTCTGCGAAGATGATATCGATCCGGAGTTCATCGCCTCTGCGAAAGCCGTCGTCGCCACCGGAACACACCTGAGCCATCCGCAGACAGAAGCAGCCGTCCTCAAGGCCTTACGGCTTGCCCGCGAAAACGGCGACCGCACGGCACTCGATATCGACTACCGGCCCAACCTTTGGGGACTTTCGGGACATGGGGACGGCGAAAACCGTTTCATCGCATCGGACAAGGTCACCGAAAAACTGCAATCGACGCTGCACCTGTTTGATCTGATCGTCGGCACAGAGGAAGAGTTTCATATTGCAGGCGGCAGCACAGATACGCTTAAGGCCCTGAGAAACGTTCGCAAGGTGTCCGGAGCAACGCTTGTCTGTAAGCGTGGCCCCATGGGTGCCGCAGCCTTCGAAGGGGATATTCCCGACACGTTGGACGAGGGCATTTCCGGGCCCGGATTCCCGATTGAAGTCTTCAATGTTCTGGGTGCGGGCGACGGCTTCATGTCCGGCCTCTTGAAAGGCTGGATCACTGGTGAGGACTGGGTCACAAGCCTTACCTATGCCAACGCCTGCGGCGCCTTTGCGGTCTCCCGACACGGCTGCACCCCCGCCTATCCGAGTTGGGAGGAACTCCGGTTCTTTCTCAAACGCGGTGTGGAAACCAAGGCACTGCGCAAGGATCCGGAACTGGAACAGATCCACTGGTCGACCAACAGACAGTTTTCTCATGGCGGCGACTGGTCAACGATGCGCGTTTTTGCCTTTGATCACCGTATCCAGATCGAGCAAATGGCCGATGAAGCCGGCGTGACACACGAGCATATCGGTTTTTTCAAGGCCCTGTGCCTCGATGCGGCGCTCAAGGTTGCTGACGGCCAGCCCGGCTACGGCATCCTCAGCGACAGCCGCCTGGGCCGCGAGGCCCTTTACCGGGCTGCCGGAACCGGCCTTTGGATCGGCCACCCAGTAGAGTGGCCCGCATCACGGCCGCTCACGCTGGAACCGGAGATCGGACCGGACTTTGGAGGCCTTGCCGAATGGCCTGCAGAACACGTGGTCAAGGTGCTGTGCTTTTATCATCCGGACGATGACGAAGCGATGCGGAGCGAACAGGAAGATGTTCTGAAACGTCTGTTCACCGCCTGCCGGCGAAACCGCCTTGAGATGCTGCTCGAAGTCATCCCGTCAAAAGTGGGCCCCGTAAATGACGAAACCACCGCGGCGATCATCCGCCGCATTTACGAAATCGGCATATACCCCGACTGGTGGAAACTTGAACCGATGACATCAACAAAGGCCTGGGAAAGTGCCTGCTCCGCCATTACCGACAACGATCCTTATACACGGGGCATCGTGGTTTTGGGTCTCGACGCTCCGGAAGACCAGCTTGCCGCTAGCTTCTCGACAGCGGCTCAGTTTGACCTGGTCAAGGGCTTCGCGGTCGGGCGGACGATTTTCGCCGATGCGGCACGCAATTGGCTTGCAGGCAAGATTACGAACGAAGAGGCCGTTGCCGATATGTCGGCCCGCTTTGAGCGCCTGTGCCGGATCTGGGACGCTGCCCGCAATGAAGCGCGCCTCAATGCGCCGGATGGAGTGCTTGCATGA
- the iolD gene encoding 3D-(3,5/4)-trihydroxycyclohexane-1,2-dione acylhydrolase (decyclizing), with translation MSTIRLTAAQAMVRYIAAQMTEDGERFIDGIWAIFGHGNVAGLGEALEQAGNQLPTWRGQNEQTMAHTAIAYAKAKKRTRAMAVTSSIGPGATNLVTAAALAHVNRLPLLLIPGDVFANRAPDPVLQQIEDFDDGTVSANDCFRPISRYFDRISRPEHLLTALPRAFRVMTDPANCGPVTLSFCQDTQAEAFDYPESFFEPTVWRIRRPEPDSRDVADIAALIRSAARPVLVCGGGVVYSQAEETLGDFATRHGIPVIETQAGKSALAQSHLMNFGAAGVDGAESANSLAESADLVIGVGTRFQDFTTGSWALFKEPGRKLVSINVQAYDAGKHGATGVVGDAKVSLEKLSAALGAHQANAFDPQKRLDWLAKVDAHCRARTGVAEEYLPLDAEVIGAVQRTATDRTIAMCAAGTMPGALKLLWQAPQGGYHMEYGYSCMGYEIAGAMGVKLAQPDRDVVCFVGDGSYMMANSELATAVMRQVPFTVVLTDNRGFGCINRLQMGTGGQQFNNLYKDCNVEVQPDIDFVAHAASMGAHAVKAKDIADLEAQILASRDRAIPTVIVIDTDPMHGPGENGGGHWWDVAVPEISAQQDVNKARESYVAALQHQNLVD, from the coding sequence ATGAGCACCATCCGGCTGACCGCCGCCCAGGCAATGGTGCGGTACATCGCAGCTCAGATGACCGAAGACGGCGAACGGTTCATCGATGGTATCTGGGCCATTTTCGGTCACGGCAACGTGGCAGGTCTCGGTGAGGCTCTGGAGCAGGCCGGCAATCAGCTGCCGACCTGGCGCGGCCAGAACGAACAGACAATGGCCCACACGGCGATTGCCTATGCCAAGGCGAAGAAGCGAACGCGTGCTATGGCGGTCACATCGTCGATCGGACCTGGCGCCACAAATCTGGTAACTGCGGCGGCCCTTGCACATGTCAACCGCCTGCCGCTCCTGTTGATCCCGGGCGACGTCTTTGCCAACCGGGCTCCCGATCCCGTCCTGCAGCAGATCGAGGACTTCGACGACGGAACCGTCTCGGCCAATGACTGCTTCCGTCCGATATCGCGCTATTTCGACCGGATCAGCCGGCCCGAACATCTTTTGACGGCCTTGCCCCGCGCTTTCAGGGTGATGACCGACCCGGCCAATTGCGGCCCCGTAACCTTGTCCTTCTGTCAGGACACGCAGGCGGAAGCTTTTGACTACCCGGAAAGCTTCTTTGAACCGACAGTCTGGCGCATTCGCCGTCCGGAGCCCGACAGCCGGGATGTTGCGGACATTGCGGCGTTGATCAGGTCCGCCGCGCGTCCCGTTCTTGTGTGCGGCGGCGGCGTTGTCTATTCGCAAGCGGAAGAAACGCTCGGTGACTTCGCGACCCGCCACGGCATTCCTGTCATCGAAACACAGGCGGGCAAATCTGCCCTCGCCCAGTCGCATCTAATGAATTTTGGGGCTGCCGGTGTCGATGGCGCCGAAAGTGCGAACAGCCTCGCTGAATCTGCGGACCTCGTAATCGGAGTCGGCACTCGCTTTCAGGATTTCACCACCGGCTCCTGGGCGCTTTTCAAGGAGCCAGGGCGGAAACTCGTTTCCATTAACGTACAAGCCTATGACGCCGGCAAGCACGGGGCGACTGGCGTTGTCGGCGATGCAAAGGTGTCTCTTGAAAAGCTCTCGGCAGCGCTCGGTGCTCACCAGGCGAATGCGTTTGACCCGCAAAAACGGCTGGACTGGCTGGCAAAGGTCGATGCGCATTGCCGTGCACGGACCGGTGTCGCGGAGGAATATCTTCCACTTGACGCAGAAGTCATCGGCGCCGTCCAGCGCACCGCGACGGACAGAACGATCGCGATGTGCGCGGCCGGTACGATGCCCGGTGCCCTGAAGCTCCTGTGGCAGGCGCCACAGGGCGGTTATCACATGGAATATGGATACTCCTGCATGGGCTACGAGATCGCCGGGGCCATGGGGGTCAAACTCGCCCAGCCGGATCGCGATGTTGTCTGCTTCGTTGGAGACGGCTCCTACATGATGGCCAATTCCGAATTGGCCACCGCAGTCATGCGACAGGTTCCCTTTACCGTGGTGCTCACCGACAATCGTGGCTTCGGCTGCATCAACCGGCTGCAGATGGGTACAGGCGGCCAGCAATTCAACAATCTCTACAAGGACTGCAATGTCGAGGTTCAGCCGGACATCGACTTCGTCGCCCATGCAGCATCAATGGGCGCGCATGCAGTCAAGGCAAAGGACATTGCGGATCTCGAAGCTCAGATCCTCGCCTCACGCGATCGCGCCATCCCGACGGTAATCGTCATAGACACCGATCCGATGCACGGTCCGGGTGAGAATGGTGGCGGGCACTGGTGGGACGTTGCGGTTCCCGAGATCTCTGCGCAGCAGGACGTCAACAAGGCGCGCGAAAGCTATGTGGCGGCGCTACAGCACCAGAACCTAGTCGATTGA
- a CDS encoding Gfo/Idh/MocA family oxidoreductase, producing the protein MNSLGIGLIGTGFMGKCHALAYGSVRAVFGDLPETRLEVLCDVPAEKAAGFADQFGFARGTDDWTDLVADPKVDIVCITTPNKVHKDMAMAALSAGKHVHLEKPMALTLEDAKSMLALSRETGAKTIVGYNYLHNPAFRHAQKLIAEGAIGRIVHFRGAVDEDYQADPELAWTWRATKADAGLGTLGDLGCHLISLATGLVGPIESLIAETRTVHATRPMGVGSQERRDVENEDIASALLTFENGVHGVISTSRSAWGRKSYIGFEVHGTEGMITFDQERMNELRLYQNRGPLAEQGFKTLLSGPAHPPYGQFVPAAGHQLGFNDLKVIEAHEFLRAILEDRQAVPSFKEALHFEAVIHAIAESGETGTRAQIAAI; encoded by the coding sequence ATGAACAGCCTCGGCATCGGACTGATCGGGACCGGCTTCATGGGAAAGTGTCACGCGCTGGCCTATGGCTCGGTGCGGGCCGTTTTCGGAGACTTGCCGGAAACCCGACTTGAGGTTCTGTGCGATGTGCCGGCTGAGAAGGCGGCCGGTTTCGCGGATCAGTTCGGCTTTGCTCGCGGGACGGACGACTGGACGGATCTTGTTGCCGACCCCAAAGTCGACATCGTCTGCATCACGACCCCCAACAAGGTCCACAAGGACATGGCGATGGCGGCGCTGTCGGCTGGCAAGCACGTGCATCTTGAGAAACCGATGGCGCTTACGCTCGAAGATGCCAAGTCCATGCTGGCGCTTTCAAGGGAAACGGGCGCCAAAACGATTGTCGGCTATAACTACCTTCATAATCCCGCGTTCCGGCACGCGCAGAAACTCATCGCCGAGGGAGCCATCGGCCGGATCGTGCATTTCCGCGGAGCGGTCGACGAAGACTACCAGGCCGACCCTGAACTTGCCTGGACCTGGCGGGCGACAAAAGCCGATGCAGGGCTTGGAACCTTGGGCGACCTTGGATGTCACCTGATATCACTGGCAACCGGCCTCGTCGGGCCGATCGAAAGCCTGATTGCGGAAACGAGAACCGTTCACGCCACAAGGCCGATGGGAGTGGGATCACAAGAGCGCCGGGACGTTGAAAACGAGGATATCGCCTCCGCGTTGCTCACCTTTGAAAACGGTGTTCACGGTGTCATCTCCACGTCGCGTAGCGCCTGGGGACGTAAAAGTTATATCGGCTTCGAAGTCCATGGAACGGAAGGCATGATCACGTTCGACCAGGAACGGATGAACGAGCTGCGCCTTTATCAAAATCGCGGACCGCTGGCAGAGCAGGGCTTCAAGACGCTTCTTTCAGGGCCTGCTCATCCGCCCTATGGACAATTTGTTCCAGCCGCCGGTCATCAGCTTGGTTTCAACGACCTCAAGGTCATCGAAGCCCATGAATTCCTGCGTGCTATCTTGGAAGACCGGCAAGCGGTGCCATCCTTCAAAGAGGCGCTTCATTTCGAAGCCGTGATCCACGCGATTGCGGAAAGTGGCGAGACCGGGACGCGGGCTCAGATCGCCGCCATCTGA
- a CDS encoding ATP-binding cassette domain-containing protein — MSDALIELVDIEKHFGPVIALNGVSVSVRAGECHCLLGDNGAGKSTFIKTMSGVHKPTRGKILIEGRETNFESPRDAMTAGIATVYQDLAMIPLMSVTRNFWMGREPEKRFGPFKFFDFATANEVTMSEMARMGIHLRSPDQAVGTLSGGERQTVAISRAVYFGAKVLILDEPTSALGVRQTSNVLATIDKVRKKGIGVVFITHNVRHAMAVGDRFTVLNRGKTLGTAERGHIKAEELQELMAGGQELAQLEGSLGGTV, encoded by the coding sequence ATGTCTGATGCCCTCATAGAACTCGTCGATATCGAGAAGCATTTCGGTCCGGTGATCGCGCTGAACGGGGTTTCGGTCTCCGTCAGGGCGGGCGAGTGCCACTGCCTTCTGGGCGACAACGGCGCGGGCAAGTCCACCTTCATCAAGACCATGTCCGGCGTGCACAAGCCGACCAGGGGCAAGATCCTGATCGAAGGCAGGGAGACCAACTTCGAGAGCCCGCGCGATGCCATGACCGCCGGCATTGCCACGGTCTACCAGGACCTGGCCATGATCCCGCTGATGTCGGTCACCCGGAACTTCTGGATGGGGCGTGAGCCGGAAAAGCGCTTCGGCCCGTTCAAGTTCTTCGACTTTGCCACCGCCAACGAGGTCACCATGAGCGAGATGGCCAGGATGGGCATTCACTTGCGCTCGCCCGACCAGGCCGTCGGCACCCTGTCGGGCGGCGAGCGCCAGACCGTCGCCATCTCAAGGGCGGTCTACTTCGGCGCCAAGGTTCTCATTCTCGACGAGCCCACTTCCGCCCTCGGGGTCCGCCAGACCTCGAATGTGCTGGCCACCATCGACAAGGTCCGCAAGAAGGGCATCGGCGTCGTCTTCATCACCCACAACGTCCGCCACGCCATGGCCGTCGGAGACCGCTTCACCGTCCTCAACCGCGGCAAGACACTTGGAACAGCCGAACGCGGACACATCAAGGCCGAAGAACTCCAGGAACTCATGGCTGGAGGACAGGAACTCGCGCAACTCGAAGGATCCCTCGGAGGAACGGTATGA
- a CDS encoding glutathione binding-like protein → MPKPDIHLYTAATMNGYKPVIFLEEADVPYELTFIDFAKKEQKAPDYLKLNPNGRIPTIVDRSNSDFAVFESGAILWYLAEKYGQFLPQEPKARSETLQWLMFQMGGIGPMMGQAMYFQRIAAPNGHEEPFSIKRYVDETRRLLEVLDTRLEGRDWLAGDAYTIADIATYPWARAYVWAKVSVDGLDNLKAWFERIDARPAVQKALTIPKAQPAFWGQADESEFLKENAARFASDVKRT, encoded by the coding sequence ATGCCGAAGCCGGATATTCACCTTTACACCGCTGCCACGATGAACGGTTACAAACCGGTGATTTTCCTGGAAGAAGCGGACGTGCCCTATGAGCTGACCTTCATCGATTTCGCCAAGAAGGAGCAAAAGGCACCGGACTATCTGAAACTCAATCCGAATGGCCGCATTCCGACAATTGTCGACCGGAGCAATAGCGACTTTGCGGTGTTCGAGAGCGGAGCAATTCTCTGGTATCTTGCGGAAAAATATGGCCAATTTCTGCCTCAAGAGCCGAAGGCCAGATCCGAAACGCTTCAGTGGCTCATGTTCCAGATGGGCGGGATCGGTCCGATGATGGGCCAGGCCATGTATTTTCAGCGCATTGCCGCGCCGAACGGACATGAAGAGCCGTTTTCCATCAAGCGATATGTGGACGAAACGCGGCGGCTGCTCGAAGTGCTGGACACAAGACTTGAAGGGCGTGACTGGCTCGCCGGCGATGCCTATACGATCGCTGACATCGCGACCTATCCTTGGGCACGCGCCTATGTCTGGGCCAAAGTGTCTGTTGACGGTCTTGATAACCTGAAAGCCTGGTTCGAGAGGATCGACGCGCGTCCGGCAGTGCAAAAGGCGCTGACGATACCCAAAGCCCAACCGGCCTTCTGGGGGCAGGCGGACGAATCCGAGTTCTTGAAGGAAAATGCCGCGCGTTTTGCCAGTGATGTGAAGCGCACATAA
- the iolG gene encoding inositol 2-dehydrogenase, with the protein MAVNVALLGAGRIGKVHAKAVGATDGAKLVAIADAFEDAAKALAQTCEARVSTIDAIASSEDVNAVIICTPTTTHADLIEQFARAGKAVFCEKPIDLSLERTKSCLQTVQDCGAVLMLGFNRRFDPHFQAVRGAIDEGRVGSVEMVQITSRDPGAPPPSYIQSSGGIFRDMTVHDFDMARFLLGEEVTTVYATASVLVDPEIGKLGDYDSATVVLTTASGKQCSISNSRRATYGYDQRIEVHGSRGAVVAENQRPVAIEVATEDGFVRPPLHDFFMTRYTEAYAAEIAAFVHAIETGATPHPTGEDGLKALILAEAALKSVAERRSVGVDEI; encoded by the coding sequence ATGGCCGTCAATGTCGCCCTCCTGGGGGCCGGACGTATCGGAAAGGTTCATGCCAAGGCTGTCGGAGCGACGGACGGTGCCAAATTGGTTGCGATCGCAGACGCTTTCGAAGACGCCGCCAAGGCGCTCGCGCAGACCTGTGAAGCAAGGGTGAGCACGATCGATGCCATCGCGTCATCCGAAGATGTCAACGCGGTGATCATCTGCACACCGACAACCACGCACGCGGACCTTATCGAGCAGTTTGCGCGAGCCGGTAAAGCCGTCTTCTGCGAGAAGCCGATCGACCTGTCTCTTGAGCGGACAAAGTCCTGTCTGCAGACGGTTCAGGACTGCGGGGCGGTGCTGATGCTGGGGTTCAACCGGCGTTTCGACCCGCATTTTCAGGCCGTGCGCGGCGCCATTGACGAAGGACGGGTGGGGTCTGTCGAAATGGTCCAGATAACATCCCGCGATCCGGGAGCCCCGCCGCCTTCATATATCCAGTCGTCGGGTGGGATCTTTCGGGACATGACCGTCCATGATTTCGATATGGCAAGGTTTCTCCTCGGCGAGGAGGTCACGACTGTCTATGCAACAGCCTCGGTGCTTGTTGATCCGGAGATTGGCAAGCTTGGCGATTATGACAGTGCAACCGTCGTGTTGACGACAGCATCAGGCAAACAATGCAGTATCTCAAACTCGCGCCGCGCCACGTACGGATACGATCAGCGTATTGAGGTGCACGGTTCGAGAGGTGCAGTTGTCGCCGAGAACCAGCGTCCGGTTGCCATCGAGGTCGCAACCGAAGACGGGTTCGTGCGCCCGCCACTGCATGATTTCTTCATGACGCGGTACACGGAAGCCTACGCGGCTGAAATTGCCGCATTCGTTCATGCGATTGAAACCGGCGCCACGCCGCATCCGACAGGAGAAGACGGGCTGAAGGCCCTGATCTTGGCTGAAGCGGCGCTGAAGTCGGTGGCCGAGCGCCGGTCCGTCGGCGTGGACGAAATCTGA
- a CDS encoding MurR/RpiR family transcriptional regulator, giving the protein MSSDIAPDTIDAFFARLGNTAENLPKRLKQFADFIAANPDRVAVSTVAELAQGADVQPSAVMRFCQEMGFSGFSQMQRLFRSSYSQKWPDYSTRLEKLREHGTESPSALLAEFVEVGRASLENLMATVEPRALQQAVDVLARAETLHLVGFRRAFPVTSYLAYAFEKMDVPAVLHSGIANINMDHLIKPNDAVIAVTFAPYTQMTLDIAEKARETGADIVAITDVVTSPLARFKTIQLLVSELDVGAFRALSASLSLAIALAVSVGAQRNKVT; this is encoded by the coding sequence GTGAGCAGCGACATTGCACCTGACACGATTGATGCCTTCTTTGCCCGCCTCGGCAACACGGCGGAAAATCTTCCGAAACGCTTGAAGCAATTTGCGGATTTTATCGCAGCAAATCCCGACCGTGTCGCTGTGTCGACAGTCGCTGAACTCGCCCAGGGCGCGGATGTTCAGCCATCGGCGGTGATGCGGTTTTGCCAGGAGATGGGGTTCAGCGGGTTTTCCCAGATGCAACGGCTTTTTCGCTCAAGCTATTCGCAGAAATGGCCGGATTATTCGACACGCCTTGAAAAACTGCGCGAACACGGCACTGAATCGCCCTCGGCTCTGCTTGCGGAATTTGTCGAAGTCGGGCGCGCTTCCCTTGAAAACCTTATGGCGACGGTCGAACCGCGGGCGCTTCAGCAGGCCGTGGATGTGCTCGCACGTGCAGAAACGCTTCATCTGGTGGGGTTTCGGCGCGCGTTTCCGGTGACGTCCTACCTCGCCTATGCATTTGAAAAGATGGACGTGCCGGCAGTGCTGCATTCCGGCATCGCCAACATCAACATGGATCATCTAATCAAACCAAATGACGCGGTGATTGCGGTAACCTTCGCTCCCTACACCCAAATGACCCTCGATATTGCCGAAAAAGCCAGGGAAACCGGCGCGGATATCGTGGCGATCACGGACGTTGTCACCAGTCCCCTTGCCCGTTTCAAGACGATCCAGCTTCTGGTGTCCGAATTGGATGTCGGCGCTTTCCGTGCGTTGTCCGCAAGTCTCTCGCTCGCGATCGCCTTGGCGGTCTCGGTCGGCGCGCAGCGAAACAAGGTGACATGA
- a CDS encoding ABC transporter permease, producing the protein MSAMRKALIRPELGAICGTILVFIFFISIASGSGMFAAEGIVNWGTVSAQFAIIAVGACLLMIAGEFDLSVGSMIGFSGIIIALMSVQWGFPTWFAILVAFAMALAIGALNGYLVVKTGLPSFIVTLAFLYILRGLTIFIAIATTRKTIIGGVKDAAEGDPIAWLFGGKVFNWLFVWLADLGVVGTFVAGPKAGQPVVEGIPMLMIWAVILIVFGHFLLTRTKFGNWIFASGGDAQAARYVGVPVNRVKISMFMFTAFCATIFATCQVMEFGSAAADRGLLKEFEAIISVVIGGALLTGGYGSVIGAALGALIFGVVQQGLFFAGVESSLFRVFLGVILLLAVILNTYIRRMITGER; encoded by the coding sequence ATGTCCGCCATGCGCAAGGCCCTGATCCGCCCCGAACTGGGCGCGATCTGCGGCACCATCCTCGTTTTCATCTTCTTTATCTCCATTGCCAGCGGCAGCGGCATGTTTGCCGCCGAGGGCATCGTCAACTGGGGCACGGTATCGGCCCAGTTCGCCATCATCGCCGTCGGCGCCTGCCTGTTGATGATCGCCGGCGAGTTCGACCTGTCGGTCGGCTCCATGATCGGCTTTTCCGGCATCATCATCGCCCTCATGAGCGTGCAATGGGGCTTTCCCACCTGGTTTGCCATTCTGGTCGCCTTCGCCATGGCGCTCGCCATCGGCGCCCTCAACGGCTACCTGGTGGTCAAGACCGGCCTGCCCTCCTTCATCGTCACCCTGGCCTTCCTCTATATCCTGCGCGGCCTGACGATCTTCATTGCCATCGCCACCACCCGCAAGACCATCATCGGCGGCGTCAAGGATGCGGCCGAGGGCGATCCGATCGCCTGGCTCTTCGGCGGCAAGGTCTTCAACTGGCTGTTTGTCTGGCTTGCCGATCTTGGCGTTGTCGGCACTTTCGTCGCCGGGCCCAAGGCCGGCCAGCCGGTGGTCGAGGGCATTCCCATGCTGATGATCTGGGCCGTCATCCTGATCGTCTTCGGCCATTTCCTTCTGACCCGCACCAAGTTCGGCAACTGGATCTTCGCCTCCGGCGGCGATGCCCAGGCGGCCCGCTATGTCGGCGTGCCGGTGAACCGGGTCAAGATCTCCATGTTCATGTTCACCGCCTTCTGCGCCACCATCTTCGCCACCTGCCAGGTGATGGAGTTCGGTTCAGCGGCCGCCGACCGCGGTCTCCTGAAGGAGTTCGAGGCGATCATCTCCGTGGTCATCGGCGGGGCGTTGCTGACCGGCGGCTACGGCTCGGTCATCGGTGCCGCCCTGGGCGCGCTTATCTTCGGCGTGGTCCAGCAGGGCCTGTTCTTTGCCGGTGTGGAAAGCTCGCTCTTCCGCGTGTTCCTCGGGGTGATCCTGCTGCTGGCCGTGATCCTCAACACCTATATCCGCCGCATGATCACGGGGGAGCGTTAA